In Sphingomonas sp. R1, a single genomic region encodes these proteins:
- a CDS encoding alpha-N-arabinofuranosidase, producing MRSLISAIALVAAMPALAQTGGDAVTVHGDKPGAKYDKRLFGQFAEHLGTGIYGGLWVGTDSKIPNVKGFRRDVIDALKAIKVPVIRWPGGCFADEYHWREGIGPKSKRLVKVNTNWGGVTEDNAVGTNEFMDFTEVVGAEPYVSGNVGTAAPSEMAEWVEYMTSPTQSTIANQRRANGRDKPWKLTMFGIGNELWGCGGDMLPEYAADETRRYATFLKVPEGQKLMKIASGANSGDYNWTDVMMRKAGDKIDGIGVHYYTVPGPWEKKGPATGFDEESWARTLSKTLKMEELLTEHSKIMDKYDPKKRVALLVDEWGTWYDVEPGTNPGFLYQQNSLRDAVVAALNFNIFARHADRVRGANIAQMVNVLQAMLLTDGAKMVKTPTYWAFDLYKDYMDGTVLPVDVQSRWYNKDQWTMRAVSASAVRGVDGVVHVGLVNVDPNRPASVSVKLDGVTGSQVTGRVLTGNTLDAHNDFKAPDAVQPAAFTGASLSGGTLTVQVPAKAIVMLDIK from the coding sequence ATGCGAAGCCTTATCAGTGCGATTGCGCTTGTCGCCGCCATGCCCGCTCTGGCGCAGACAGGCGGCGATGCGGTGACGGTGCATGGCGACAAGCCCGGCGCCAAATACGACAAGCGGCTGTTCGGCCAGTTCGCCGAGCATCTGGGCACGGGCATCTATGGAGGCCTATGGGTCGGCACCGACAGCAAGATCCCGAACGTGAAGGGCTTCCGCCGCGACGTGATCGACGCGCTCAAGGCGATCAAGGTGCCCGTGATCCGCTGGCCGGGCGGCTGTTTCGCGGATGAATATCACTGGCGGGAAGGCATCGGGCCGAAATCGAAGCGCCTCGTCAAGGTCAACACCAACTGGGGCGGGGTGACCGAGGACAATGCCGTCGGCACCAACGAGTTCATGGACTTCACCGAGGTGGTCGGGGCCGAGCCCTATGTGTCGGGCAATGTCGGCACCGCGGCCCCCAGCGAGATGGCCGAGTGGGTCGAGTACATGACCTCGCCCACCCAGTCGACGATCGCCAACCAGCGCCGTGCCAATGGCCGCGACAAGCCGTGGAAGCTGACCATGTTCGGCATCGGCAACGAGCTGTGGGGCTGCGGCGGCGACATGCTGCCGGAATATGCCGCAGACGAGACCCGTCGCTATGCCACCTTCCTCAAGGTGCCCGAAGGCCAGAAGCTGATGAAGATCGCCAGCGGCGCCAATTCGGGCGACTATAACTGGACCGACGTGATGATGCGCAAGGCCGGCGACAAGATCGACGGTATCGGCGTGCACTATTACACGGTGCCCGGACCCTGGGAGAAGAAGGGCCCCGCGACCGGTTTCGACGAGGAAAGCTGGGCGCGCACGCTCTCCAAGACGCTCAAGATGGAAGAGCTGCTGACCGAGCACAGCAAGATCATGGACAAGTACGATCCCAAGAAGCGGGTTGCGCTGCTCGTCGACGAATGGGGCACCTGGTACGATGTCGAGCCGGGCACCAATCCGGGCTTCCTCTACCAGCAGAACAGCCTGCGCGATGCGGTGGTGGCGGCGCTCAATTTCAACATCTTCGCACGCCATGCCGATCGCGTCCGCGGCGCCAACATCGCCCAGATGGTCAACGTGCTGCAGGCGATGCTGCTGACCGATGGCGCCAAGATGGTGAAGACGCCGACCTATTGGGCGTTCGATCTGTACAAGGACTATATGGACGGCACGGTGCTGCCGGTCGACGTGCAGTCGCGCTGGTACAACAAGGACCAGTGGACGATGCGCGCGGTGAGCGCCAGCGCGGTGCGCGGGGTGGACGGCGTGGTCCATGTCGGGCTTGTCAATGTCGATCCCAACCGGCCGGCCAGCGTGAGCGTGAAGCTGGACGGCGTGACCGGCAGCCAGGTCACGGGCCGCGTGCTCACCGGCAATACGCTGGATGCGCATAACGACTTCAAGGCGCCCGATGCGGTGCAGCCGGCGGCGTTCACCGGCGCGAGCCTGTCGGGTGGCACGCTCACGGTGCAGGTGCCGGCCAAGGCGATCGTGATGCTCGACATCAAGTGA
- a CDS encoding family 43 glycosylhydrolase: MSKAVLLMVAAGLLAATDAPVPRWDAAGDGNPLLPGYFADPSIVRDGGTWYIFATIDPWGADTLGMWTSSNGRDWTFSTPAWPTKAAATSPTSGDSKVWAPSVVKARNGRWYMYVSVGSEVWVGSAPSPAGPWADANGGKPLIAKNFAPAYHMIDAEAFVDDDGAAYLYWGSGLNWTNGHCFVVKLKPDMVSFDGEPKDVTPSNYFEGPFLVKAGRHYVLTYSDGKTTEDSYKVRYAIGDTPFGPFREGPDSPILSTDKTRDVISPGHHAIFRAGSQPYILYHRQSLPWPRPGDDATLRQIAVDPLTIRDDGTIARVSPSHGSAVAGFVPRRTRGLPVSLNGGAADAVHAAERAGDDNYATLWRPAPGSAPLLVADLGKVRPVRMAQLRMEYANRSYDVAVEASADGRHWRQVASMAAASGSPIVLPLNVTARYLRLRVPAGAGVWEWQLF, translated from the coding sequence GTGAGCAAGGCGGTTCTTCTGATGGTGGCGGCGGGCTTGCTCGCCGCCACCGACGCGCCCGTGCCGCGCTGGGATGCGGCCGGGGACGGCAATCCGCTGCTCCCCGGCTATTTCGCCGATCCCTCGATCGTGCGCGACGGCGGTACCTGGTACATCTTCGCCACCATCGACCCCTGGGGCGCCGACACGCTGGGGATGTGGACCTCCTCCAACGGTCGCGACTGGACCTTTTCCACCCCGGCCTGGCCTACCAAGGCCGCGGCGACCAGCCCGACCTCCGGGGACTCGAAGGTCTGGGCGCCCTCCGTGGTGAAGGCCAGGAACGGGCGCTGGTACATGTATGTCTCGGTGGGGTCCGAGGTATGGGTGGGCAGCGCGCCGTCGCCGGCCGGGCCCTGGGCAGATGCGAACGGTGGCAAGCCGCTGATCGCCAAGAACTTTGCCCCCGCCTACCACATGATCGACGCCGAGGCGTTCGTCGACGATGACGGCGCCGCCTATCTTTATTGGGGCTCGGGGCTGAACTGGACCAACGGCCACTGCTTCGTCGTCAAGCTGAAGCCCGACATGGTCAGCTTCGACGGCGAGCCCAAGGACGTCACCCCCTCCAATTACTTCGAAGGCCCCTTCCTGGTGAAGGCCGGGCGGCACTATGTCCTCACCTATAGCGACGGCAAGACGACCGAGGACAGCTACAAGGTCCGCTATGCGATCGGCGACACGCCGTTCGGGCCGTTCCGCGAGGGCCCGGACAGCCCGATCCTCTCCACCGACAAGACCCGCGACGTGATCAGCCCGGGCCATCACGCAATCTTCCGCGCCGGAAGCCAGCCCTATATTCTCTACCACCGCCAGTCGCTGCCCTGGCCGCGGCCGGGGGACGATGCAACGCTTCGCCAGATCGCCGTCGATCCGCTGACGATCCGGGACGACGGCACCATCGCGAGGGTCTCTCCGAGCCATGGCAGCGCGGTCGCGGGTTTCGTCCCTCGCCGTACACGCGGCCTGCCGGTCTCGCTCAACGGCGGGGCCGCGGATGCCGTGCATGCGGCCGAACGGGCAGGGGACGACAATTACGCGACGCTCTGGCGCCCGGCGCCTGGTTCCGCGCCGCTGCTCGTGGCCGATCTCGGCAAGGTACGCCCGGTCCGCATGGCGCAGCTTCGAATGGAATATGCCAACCGCTCCTATGACGTCGCGGTCGAGGCCTCGGCGGACGGCAGGCACTGGCGGCAGGTGGCCTCCATGGCAGCGGCCAGCGGCTCGCCGATCGTGCTGCCGCTGAATGTCACCGCTCGGTATCTTCGCCTCCGCGTGCCGGCCGGGGCGGGCGTTTGGGAGTGGCAGCTCTTCTGA
- a CDS encoding superoxide dismutase, with the protein MAFELPELPYAKDALAPHMSAETFDFHHGKHHKAYVDNCNKLVADIPELAGAKLTDVIAYAKDKGNKGLFNNSSQIWNHSFFWQCLTPNYAAPTGKLAEMIDRDFGSHEALLEKLKAESVGHFASGWGWLVLDGDTLKVTSFHDGDSPVAHGVKPLFTIDVWEHAYYIDYRNARPSFVDTILTKLVNWDFVAQNLDGEGASRADQQG; encoded by the coding sequence ATGGCCTTCGAACTTCCCGAACTGCCGTACGCCAAGGACGCGCTCGCGCCGCACATGTCGGCCGAGACCTTCGACTTCCACCATGGCAAGCACCACAAGGCCTATGTCGACAACTGCAACAAGCTGGTTGCCGACATTCCCGAGCTCGCCGGCGCGAAGCTGACGGACGTGATCGCCTATGCCAAGGACAAGGGCAACAAGGGCCTGTTCAACAACAGCTCGCAGATCTGGAACCACAGCTTCTTCTGGCAGTGCCTGACGCCGAACTATGCGGCGCCGACGGGCAAGCTGGCCGAGATGATCGACCGCGACTTCGGCAGCCACGAGGCGCTGCTCGAGAAGCTGAAGGCGGAGTCGGTCGGCCATTTCGCCAGCGGCTGGGGCTGGCTGGTTCTGGACGGCGACACGCTGAAGGTCACGTCGTTCCATGACGGCGACTCGCCCGTCGCGCATGGCGTGAAGCCGCTGTTCACGATCGACGTGTGGGAACACGCCTATTACATCGACTATCGCAACGCGCGTCCGTCGTTCGTCGACACCATCCTGACCAAGCTGGTGAACTGGGACTTCGTTGCCCAGAATCTCGATGGCGAAGGTGCGAGCCGCGCCGACCAGCAGGGCTGA
- a CDS encoding chloride channel protein, whose amino-acid sequence MLRPPRHPAALHAVRAANGLRRQIRSNSLLFLLLAVGVGAVAGGAAIAIGQSARGMQRVLFGLAQGEHLSAASHVSPLRLLALPIGGALLGLTLWLLRRRKTVDVVEANALHGGRIPARDTATVVGQTLLSNGFGASVGLEAAYAQAGGGLASLLGQRLKLRRADLRTLMAAGAGAGLGAAFGAPLTGAFYAFEIVLGAYTPAIVAPVLLASLTAALIARTLGIHPYVISAGAAHPIGTADYLLYALLGVLCAGFGIALMRLVALVEAGVRRTPIRPAWAPLIGGALMIPLALLSPQVLSSGHGALDIHLAAEATIASLALAILLKLLGSAVSLGFGFRGGLFFASLFLGALIGRFYQQALAHLPGLHPLAADHAAVVGMAALAVAVVGGPMTMSLLVLEVTHDFSITGVTIAATLIASTIVREVFGYSFSTWRLHLRGETLRSGRDVGWVRNLTAARMMRRDVATIAADVDVATFRARFPLGSTKRVVLLDSRQQYAGIAETAAVWSPAAEPAERVGNLAKLADTALAPDMTIAEVLEAFNASVADDLAVLSSDGQVLGLITESHARRRYAEELEKAQRDLYGEN is encoded by the coding sequence ATGCTGCGGCCGCCGCGCCATCCCGCCGCCTTGCACGCGGTACGTGCGGCCAACGGCCTGCGGCGGCAGATCCGGTCCAACTCGCTGCTCTTCCTGCTGCTTGCCGTCGGCGTCGGCGCGGTCGCGGGCGGTGCCGCGATTGCGATCGGCCAGAGCGCGCGCGGCATGCAGCGGGTGCTGTTCGGTCTGGCGCAAGGCGAGCATCTGAGCGCCGCCAGCCACGTGTCACCCTTGCGGCTGCTCGCCCTGCCGATCGGCGGGGCGCTGCTGGGCCTAACGCTGTGGCTGCTCCGCCGCCGCAAGACGGTCGATGTGGTCGAGGCCAACGCGCTGCACGGCGGCCGTATTCCTGCCCGGGACACGGCGACCGTGGTCGGCCAGACCCTGCTTTCCAACGGGTTCGGCGCGTCGGTGGGGCTGGAGGCGGCCTATGCACAGGCCGGCGGCGGCCTCGCCTCGTTGCTTGGCCAGCGACTCAAACTGCGCCGCGCCGACCTCCGCACGCTGATGGCGGCCGGCGCCGGCGCGGGCCTGGGCGCGGCGTTCGGCGCGCCGCTTACCGGCGCCTTCTACGCCTTCGAGATCGTGCTGGGCGCTTATACGCCGGCGATCGTGGCCCCGGTGCTGCTTGCGTCGCTCACCGCCGCGCTGATCGCCCGCACGCTCGGCATCCATCCCTATGTGATCAGCGCGGGGGCCGCGCATCCGATCGGCACGGCCGACTATCTGCTCTATGCGCTGCTCGGCGTGCTGTGCGCGGGCTTCGGCATCGCGCTGATGCGGCTGGTCGCGCTGGTCGAGGCGGGCGTGCGGCGCACCCCGATCCGGCCTGCCTGGGCCCCGCTGATCGGCGGCGCGCTGATGATCCCCCTCGCCCTGCTGTCGCCGCAGGTCCTGTCGAGCGGGCACGGCGCGCTGGACATCCACCTCGCCGCCGAAGCGACGATCGCCTCACTGGCACTGGCAATCCTGCTCAAGCTGCTGGGCTCGGCCGTATCGCTGGGATTCGGCTTTCGCGGCGGCCTGTTCTTCGCCTCGCTGTTTCTCGGCGCGCTGATCGGCCGCTTCTACCAGCAGGCGCTCGCCCATCTGCCCGGCCTGCATCCCCTCGCCGCCGACCATGCCGCCGTGGTGGGCATGGCGGCGCTGGCCGTTGCCGTCGTCGGCGGGCCGATGACCATGTCGCTGCTCGTGCTGGAAGTCACCCATGACTTCAGCATCACCGGCGTCACCATCGCCGCGACGCTGATCGCCAGCACCATCGTGCGGGAGGTGTTCGGCTACAGCTTCTCCACCTGGCGGCTCCATCTGCGCGGCGAGACGCTGCGCAGCGGGCGCGACGTCGGCTGGGTACGGAACCTCACCGCCGCGCGGATGATGCGGCGCGACGTCGCGACCATCGCTGCGGATGTCGATGTCGCCACGTTCCGCGCGCGGTTCCCGCTGGGTTCGACCAAACGGGTGGTGCTGCTCGATTCCCGGCAGCAGTATGCCGGGATCGCCGAGACCGCGGCGGTATGGAGCCCTGCTGCCGAACCGGCGGAGCGTGTGGGCAATCTGGCGAAGCTGGCGGACACGGCGCTTGCACCCGACATGACCATCGCGGAAGTGCTGGAAGCCTTTAACGCGAGTGTGGCGGACGATCTGGCGGTGCTGTCGAGCGACGGGCAGGTGCTGGGGCTCATCACCGAGAGCCATGCGCGGCGTCGCTATGCCGAGGAGCTGGAGAAGGCCCAGCGCGACCTGTACGGGGAAAACTGA
- the ispZ gene encoding septation protein IspZ yields the protein MALDYGPLIVFFAVNAFAPGIQLQRIMTATLAFMIAMAVAIAVSWWKTRHVSPMLWITGVLVLVFGGLTLYFHDQTFIQIKPTVVYVMFAVILGYGLVADKPLLETMLGSAYPGLSARGWRLLTINWSLFFVAMAVANEVARHMLTWDRWVFFKTWIVIPVTLVFAIANIPMLLRHGLQLDKPEDAPLPPEG from the coding sequence ATGGCGCTGGATTACGGCCCGCTGATCGTCTTCTTCGCGGTGAACGCCTTCGCGCCGGGCATCCAGCTCCAGCGCATCATGACCGCTACGCTTGCCTTCATGATCGCGATGGCGGTGGCGATCGCGGTATCGTGGTGGAAGACGCGGCACGTTTCGCCCATGCTGTGGATCACCGGCGTGCTGGTGCTCGTGTTCGGCGGGCTGACGCTCTATTTCCACGACCAGACCTTCATCCAGATCAAGCCGACCGTCGTCTATGTCATGTTCGCGGTCATCCTCGGCTATGGCCTGGTTGCCGACAAGCCGCTGCTCGAGACGATGCTGGGCTCGGCCTATCCAGGGCTGAGTGCCAGGGGCTGGCGGCTTCTGACGATCAACTGGTCGCTGTTCTTCGTCGCGATGGCCGTGGCCAACGAGGTCGCCCGGCACATGCTCACCTGGGATCGCTGGGTGTTCTTCAAGACCTGGATCGTCATTCCCGTGACGCTGGTGTTCGCCATCGCCAACATCCCCATGCTGCTGCGCCATGGCCTGCAGCTCGACAAGCCCGAGGACGCCCCGCTCCCGCCGGAGGGCTGA
- the ftsY gene encoding signal recognition particle-docking protein FtsY — MSGPSWHEKLLGGFRKTSDRLLGNLAGLSLARLDEATLDEIEEALIASDLGPATAAKVRARLAEGQFERNMEELGIRVIVAEEVAKVLEPVAKPLEIEAFPRPQVILVIGVNGSGKTTTIAKLAKQLLDQDYSVMVAAGDTFRAAAIGQLRTWAERIGVPIVSGAEGGDAAGIVFEAVKRATEIGTDVLIVDTAGRLQNKRELMDELAKVRRVLGRLNPAAPHDVVLVLDATTGQNALNQIEVFKEVAGVTGLVMTKLDGTARGGVLVAAAEKYGLPIHAIGVGEKVDDLRGFDANEVARIIAGVEELTHG; from the coding sequence ATGAGCGGGCCCAGCTGGCATGAAAAGCTGCTCGGCGGCTTTCGCAAGACGTCGGATCGGCTGCTCGGTAACCTCGCGGGCCTGTCGCTCGCCCGACTGGACGAGGCGACGCTCGACGAGATCGAGGAGGCGCTGATCGCCTCGGACCTCGGGCCCGCCACCGCCGCCAAGGTGCGCGCGCGGCTGGCCGAGGGGCAGTTCGAGCGCAACATGGAAGAGCTCGGCATCCGCGTGATCGTCGCCGAGGAAGTCGCCAAGGTGCTCGAGCCGGTCGCCAAGCCGCTCGAGATCGAGGCGTTTCCGCGCCCGCAGGTGATCCTCGTCATCGGAGTCAATGGTTCCGGCAAGACGACGACGATCGCCAAGCTTGCCAAGCAGCTGCTCGATCAGGATTACAGCGTGATGGTCGCCGCGGGCGATACGTTCCGCGCGGCCGCGATCGGCCAGCTGCGCACCTGGGCCGAGCGGATCGGCGTGCCGATCGTCTCCGGTGCCGAGGGCGGTGACGCGGCGGGCATCGTGTTCGAGGCGGTCAAGCGCGCGACCGAGATCGGTACCGACGTGCTGATCGTCGACACCGCCGGCCGCCTGCAGAACAAGCGCGAGCTGATGGACGAGCTGGCCAAGGTCCGCCGCGTGCTCGGCCGCCTCAATCCCGCAGCCCCGCACGACGTGGTGCTGGTGCTCGATGCGACTACCGGCCAGAACGCGCTCAACCAGATCGAGGTGTTCAAGGAAGTGGCGGGCGTGACCGGCCTTGTCATGACCAAGCTCGACGGCACCGCGCGCGGCGGCGTGCTGGTCGCGGCAGCGGAGAAATACGGCCTGCCGATCCATGCGATCGGCGTGGGCGAGAAGGTCGACGATCTTCGCGGATTCGACGCGAACGAAGTCGCCCGGATCATCGCCGGCGTGGAGGAACTGACCCATGGCTGA
- the mtaB gene encoding tRNA (N(6)-L-threonylcarbamoyladenosine(37)-C(2))-methylthiotransferase MtaB, with product MSLSSPLILNMGCRLNLAEGESIRALLTGRDAIVVNSCAVTNEAVKQTRQAIRRARRERPGAELVVTGCAAQIDPHAFAAMPEVDRVIGNAEKLLPAAWASEARVQVQDILAVRETAPHLAASFSTHARAFVEVQNGCDHRCTFCAIPFGRGNSRSVPAGAVIDRIAMLAEAHGEVVLTGVDLTSYGHDLPGAPSLGSLVERILKHVPKLKRLRLSSLDGIEVDERLFALLTQEPRVMPHVHLSLQAGDDLILKRMKRRHSRAQSVALAERLRTARPDIAIGADLIAGFPTEDETMFENTLALIADCGVVHAHIFPYSPRAGTPAARMPQVAPATIRNRAARLRAAAAEQRANWLETLVGSRQQVLVERPGDRGHAENFAEVRLTAPQQTGETVNVTIARVEDGALVA from the coding sequence ATGTCCCTCTCCTCGCCCCTCATCCTTAACATGGGTTGCCGGCTGAACCTAGCCGAAGGTGAGTCGATCCGCGCGCTGCTGACAGGGCGTGACGCGATCGTGGTGAACAGTTGCGCCGTCACCAACGAGGCGGTGAAGCAGACCCGCCAGGCGATCCGCCGCGCGCGCCGCGAACGACCGGGCGCGGAACTGGTCGTCACCGGCTGTGCGGCGCAGATCGACCCGCATGCCTTTGCCGCGATGCCCGAGGTCGACCGCGTGATCGGCAATGCCGAGAAGCTGCTGCCGGCGGCCTGGGCCTCCGAGGCCAGGGTGCAGGTGCAGGACATCCTCGCGGTGCGCGAAACCGCGCCGCACCTCGCCGCCAGCTTTTCCACCCATGCGCGCGCGTTCGTGGAGGTGCAGAATGGCTGCGACCATCGCTGCACCTTCTGCGCGATCCCCTTCGGCCGCGGCAACAGCCGCTCGGTGCCCGCGGGCGCGGTGATCGATCGGATCGCGATGCTTGCCGAAGCGCATGGCGAAGTGGTGCTGACCGGCGTCGACCTCACCAGCTATGGCCACGACCTGCCCGGCGCTCCGTCGCTGGGCTCCCTCGTAGAGCGCATTCTGAAGCACGTTCCGAAGCTGAAGCGGCTGCGCCTTTCCTCGCTCGACGGGATCGAAGTCGACGAGCGGTTGTTCGCGCTGCTCACCCAGGAGCCGCGCGTGATGCCGCATGTCCATCTGTCGCTCCAGGCGGGCGACGACCTGATCCTGAAGCGGATGAAGCGCCGCCACAGCCGCGCCCAATCCGTGGCGCTGGCCGAGCGCCTCCGCACCGCGCGGCCGGACATCGCGATCGGCGCCGACCTGATCGCCGGCTTCCCGACCGAGGATGAGACGATGTTCGAGAACACGCTGGCGCTGATCGCGGATTGCGGCGTGGTGCACGCGCATATCTTCCCCTATAGCCCGCGCGCCGGCACGCCCGCAGCGCGGATGCCGCAGGTGGCGCCCGCCACGATCCGCAACCGCGCCGCCCGGCTGCGCGCGGCGGCGGCCGAGCAGCGGGCGAACTGGCTGGAAACCCTGGTCGGCAGCCGCCAGCAGGTGCTGGTCGAGCGCCCGGGCGACCGCGGCCATGCCGAGAATTTCGCCGAGGTGCGGCTGACCGCCCCTCAGCAGACTGGAGAAACGGTGAACGTGACGATTGCACGCGTCGAAGACGGAGCCCTGGTCGCATGA
- a CDS encoding DUF924 family protein, whose product MASDLRTPTAEVQRQAGQVLAFWFDALLPEQWFRKSDGLDREIADLFGDLRNRVLASDAAGWDEDPETLLAAVILLDQFSRNIHRGRAEAFAGDRLAQHLARLAVDRHWDLRLSKEQRQFLYLPFEHAEDAELQALSLRCFAALEDDELLRFARDHADVFRRFGRFPARNVALGRISTPDELDYLSQPGAGW is encoded by the coding sequence TTGGCCAGCGATCTAAGGACGCCGACCGCAGAAGTCCAACGCCAGGCGGGCCAAGTGCTGGCCTTCTGGTTCGATGCACTGCTGCCGGAGCAATGGTTTCGAAAGTCCGACGGCCTCGATCGCGAGATCGCGGATCTGTTCGGCGACCTGCGCAACCGCGTGCTGGCCAGCGATGCCGCAGGCTGGGACGAGGATCCCGAAACGCTTCTGGCCGCGGTGATCCTGCTCGATCAGTTCTCCCGCAACATCCATCGTGGCCGTGCCGAAGCCTTTGCCGGCGATCGGCTGGCCCAGCACCTCGCCCGGCTGGCGGTCGACCGGCACTGGGATCTGCGCCTCTCCAAGGAACAGCGCCAGTTTCTCTACCTGCCGTTCGAGCATGCCGAGGATGCCGAGCTGCAGGCGCTCAGCCTGCGCTGCTTCGCGGCCCTGGAGGACGACGAACTGCTCCGTTTCGCGCGCGATCATGCCGACGTGTTTCGCCGCTTCGGGCGGTTTCCGGCACGCAACGTGGCACTGGGGCGCATCTCGACGCCGGACGAACTCGACTATCTCAGCCAGCCTGGCGCCGGCTGGTAG
- a CDS encoding putative bifunctional diguanylate cyclase/phosphodiesterase gives MTRDRQQDGQKTQRQRTAAIYSALASGAVLLAGGIAAVLAFHVVRQTPPPGWLLGAQILDLAILLLCWRRINARAARRRTGDRLHQFTSRDPLTGFHNRHSLTEEGAAMFARAHRRNQAMAMLVLDLDRFKAISDLHGHEVADALVRHVADEIVDALPPMALTGRLGVDEFACAFGFDPRDPATVERVAERIVTRLAQPFEVDGTPLHIGCSLGIARSDFDCPSAEALLRTADIAMHQAQKAGRNRFAWFDPAMERALQVRSALESGLRMAIPRQEIVPYFEQQVDLASGRLHGFEVLARWEHPSQGTIGPDHFIPVAEETGLIGELSLAIMRQAFHAARDWDPGLSLSVNISPVQLRDAWLAQKIIKVLTETGFPAHRLEVEVTESALFDNLALAQSIVGSLKNQGVRLALDDFGTGYSSLAHLRALPFDRIKIDKSFVLSINQNADSAAIVQAIVRLGESLNLPITAEGVEDATIEERLRALGCAKAQGWHYGRPMSIPSTRRLLAERRLILQPAPRPTDPETTSRRQAG, from the coding sequence ATGACGCGGGACCGGCAGCAAGACGGCCAGAAGACGCAGCGGCAACGCACTGCGGCGATCTACAGCGCGCTGGCCTCCGGCGCGGTGCTGCTCGCGGGCGGCATTGCCGCGGTGCTGGCCTTCCATGTCGTCCGGCAGACGCCGCCGCCCGGCTGGCTGCTCGGCGCGCAGATACTGGACCTCGCGATCCTGCTGCTGTGCTGGCGGCGGATAAACGCACGTGCGGCGCGCCGCCGCACCGGCGACCGCCTGCACCAGTTCACCAGCCGCGATCCGCTGACCGGCTTTCACAACCGGCATAGTCTTACCGAGGAAGGCGCGGCAATGTTCGCGCGGGCGCACCGCCGCAACCAGGCGATGGCGATGCTGGTGCTCGATCTGGATCGATTCAAGGCGATCAGCGATCTGCACGGGCACGAGGTGGCGGACGCGCTGGTGCGCCACGTCGCGGACGAAATCGTCGACGCCCTGCCGCCGATGGCGCTGACCGGCCGGCTCGGCGTCGACGAGTTCGCCTGCGCCTTCGGCTTCGACCCCCGCGACCCGGCAACGGTGGAGCGCGTGGCCGAGCGGATCGTCACCCGGCTTGCCCAGCCCTTCGAGGTGGACGGCACCCCGCTTCATATCGGCTGCTCGCTCGGTATTGCCCGTTCGGATTTCGACTGCCCCAGCGCCGAGGCGTTGCTGCGCACTGCCGACATCGCCATGCATCAGGCACAGAAGGCCGGGCGCAACCGCTTCGCCTGGTTCGACCCCGCGATGGAGCGTGCCCTGCAGGTGCGCAGCGCGCTGGAAAGTGGTCTGCGCATGGCGATACCGCGCCAGGAGATCGTCCCCTATTTCGAACAGCAGGTCGATCTCGCGAGCGGCCGCCTGCACGGCTTCGAGGTGCTGGCGCGCTGGGAGCATCCGAGCCAGGGCACGATCGGCCCCGATCATTTCATCCCCGTCGCCGAGGAAACCGGGCTGATCGGGGAGCTTTCGCTCGCGATCATGCGCCAGGCCTTTCATGCCGCACGCGACTGGGATCCGGGCCTCAGCCTGTCGGTCAATATCTCCCCGGTGCAGCTGCGCGATGCGTGGCTGGCGCAGAAGATCATCAAGGTGCTGACCGAAACCGGCTTCCCGGCGCATCGGCTGGAAGTGGAGGTCACCGAAAGCGCGCTCTTCGACAATCTGGCATTGGCGCAGTCGATCGTCGGCAGCCTGAAGAACCAGGGCGTGCGGTTGGCGCTGGACGATTTCGGCACCGGCTATTCCTCGCTCGCCCATCTGCGCGCGCTCCCCTTCGACCGGATCAAGATCGACAAGAGCTTCGTGCTGTCGATCAACCAGAATGCGGACAGCGCGGCGATCGTCCAGGCGATCGTCCGTCTGGGCGAAAGCCTCAACCTGCCGATCACCGCCGAAGGGGTGGAGGATGCCACGATCGAGGAGCGCCTGCGCGCGCTGGGCTGCGCCAAGGCGCAGGGCTGGCATTACGGCAGGCCGATGTCGATCCCGAGCACCCGGCGTCTGCTAGCCGAGCGGCGACTGATCCTGCAGCCCGCGCCGCGGCCAACCGACCCGGAGACTACCAGCCGGCGCCAGGCTGGCTGA